One segment of Runella sp. SP2 DNA contains the following:
- a CDS encoding caspase family protein: MKKLLLLFLVSLFGTFSWGQGQTITPQPKPSETNLTKIEPQISTGGSGAKAVQPPKNYALLVGISDYKHLKKLQYADKDARDLARFLREQFGKDIKIDTLINDKANSAIVLGKLIQVSESNRYNRIFILISGHGGTHKRDTENGYLFTEDFETIELVGNTGAGAVRMGKLRDMMTDLIKKGMSIFLVVDACHAGSFYPEKISEVVSSWSKTDKSGIFLASQKEEKAIESRELQNGLLVHYFLKGSRHDADTDSNGLIWVKELGEYIAQKVPEQAGKVGHKQTPLTIGRDSLVIFAKQVTLTTKATLPQYLNTPASAGFSIPDSSSIIKEKLENSIKNKDLEGAYRWLEKFKKLDSLEAFQELKYTYVAACYNEAVKLSGQLLEFYKAYKLSDAIIRDYELVNFKRNSLNNTIDNILTQLNRSLALLSKEAAFYDEINYRKLVFEGHLERDSEKLENAIKINPDFSYPYYIMIGQRNGLYAKYFDQISNILGLNDNLAVITTRVSYTKPRIGVETGRKQGIYKDLRFVVFRPFFNKPPKRVGTLRVVHIREDEFDKFALNNKNRKDTLSIFKQIDGSRIEEGDFLQETNESGLGLQLGYGSRLNLFSISIGVDFRLSTLLKSKTPIAGIKVGSTVHIFHLLNDKVLLQPKYSVIDFHIGKDLFLNRNFDLKPWVGTSIINNRANFLIGTSIFVNLLAKSTDIKIKLVPEVSYISKYPFQSNISLRVEF, encoded by the coding sequence ATGAAGAAATTACTGCTACTGTTTTTAGTATCGTTGTTTGGTACGTTTAGTTGGGGACAGGGACAAACTATAACCCCGCAACCTAAACCAAGTGAAACGAACTTAACCAAAATAGAACCTCAGATCTCGACGGGGGGTAGCGGAGCGAAGGCTGTTCAGCCGCCCAAAAACTACGCGCTGTTGGTGGGGATATCTGACTATAAGCATTTAAAAAAGCTCCAATATGCCGATAAGGATGCCCGCGACTTAGCCCGATTTTTGCGAGAGCAGTTTGGAAAGGACATAAAGATTGACACTCTAATCAACGACAAAGCCAACTCAGCCATAGTACTCGGTAAGCTTATCCAAGTCAGTGAAAGTAATAGATACAATCGCATATTTATCCTCATTTCGGGGCATGGCGGCACTCACAAACGAGATACCGAAAATGGGTATTTATTTACGGAAGATTTTGAAACTATAGAACTGGTTGGAAATACTGGGGCAGGCGCCGTTCGTATGGGAAAGCTAAGAGACATGATGACTGACCTGATAAAAAAAGGCATGTCCATTTTTTTGGTCGTTGATGCCTGTCACGCGGGCAGTTTTTATCCTGAAAAAATTTCAGAAGTAGTCAGCAGTTGGTCGAAAACGGACAAAAGCGGCATATTTTTGGCTTCTCAAAAAGAGGAAAAAGCCATCGAAAGTCGAGAATTGCAAAATGGGCTTTTGGTGCATTATTTCTTAAAAGGTAGTCGCCATGATGCCGATACAGACAGCAACGGGCTTATATGGGTGAAGGAGTTGGGAGAATACATTGCCCAAAAAGTACCCGAACAGGCCGGTAAGGTAGGTCACAAACAAACGCCGTTGACCATTGGACGAGATTCATTAGTCATCTTTGCTAAACAGGTGACTCTCACAACAAAAGCCACTCTTCCCCAATATCTAAATACACCTGCGTCGGCAGGCTTTTCTATCCCTGACTCATCCTCTATTATCAAAGAAAAATTAGAGAACTCTATTAAAAACAAAGATTTAGAGGGCGCCTATCGTTGGTTAGAGAAGTTTAAAAAATTAGACTCCTTGGAGGCGTTTCAGGAGTTGAAATATACGTACGTAGCTGCTTGCTACAACGAAGCGGTTAAGCTTTCGGGGCAATTGTTAGAGTTTTATAAGGCTTATAAACTTTCCGATGCCATTATTCGAGACTATGAACTTGTAAATTTCAAGCGAAACAGTCTGAATAATACAATTGATAACATATTGACCCAATTAAATCGCTCCCTTGCTTTATTATCTAAAGAAGCAGCTTTTTATGATGAAATCAATTATAGAAAGTTAGTTTTTGAGGGACATCTGGAAAGAGATAGTGAAAAATTAGAAAATGCGATTAAGATAAACCCTGATTTTTCATACCCGTATTACATAATGATAGGACAAAGAAATGGCTTATATGCTAAATATTTTGACCAAATTTCAAATATTTTAGGGTTGAATGACAATTTGGCTGTCATTACTACAAGAGTTTCATATACTAAACCGCGTATAGGAGTAGAAACAGGCAGAAAGCAGGGTATTTACAAAGATTTAAGGTTTGTTGTTTTTCGTCCTTTTTTTAATAAACCACCGAAGCGAGTTGGAACGCTAAGGGTTGTGCATATACGCGAAGACGAATTTGACAAATTCGCTCTTAATAATAAAAATAGAAAGGACACTTTATCTATTTTCAAACAGATAGATGGAAGCAGGATTGAAGAAGGCGACTTTTTACAAGAGACTAATGAATCAGGTTTAGGTTTACAATTAGGGTATGGATCTCGCTTAAATTTATTTTCAATATCAATCGGTGTTGATTTTAGACTCTCAACTTTACTCAAATCAAAAACACCAATTGCAGGTATTAAAGTAGGCTCTACTGTCCACATTTTTCATCTTTTAAATGATAAAGTGCTTTTACAGCCTAAATATTCTGTCATTGATTTTCATATTGGCAAAGATTTATTTTTAAACCGTAATTTTGATTTAAAACCTTGGGTTGGAACAAGCATTATTAATAACAGAGCAAATTTTTTGATTGGTACATCCATATTTGTGAATCTGCTTGCTAAAAGCACCGATATTAAGATAAAATTAGTTCCAGAAGTCTCATACATCTCCAAATACCCATTTCAATCAAATATTAGTTTGCGTGTTGAGTTTTAG
- a CDS encoding helix-turn-helix domain-containing protein yields MRCHTILLKADGRKSKDVGQIVGMCHISVNSWLERYKTEGIDGLVTKPGRGRKASINKLEDQAAIVEAVKSNRQRISMAKAEWESQRIEGSKPVGNDAFRHFLKVLVADINVSESE; encoded by the coding sequence ATGCGTTGCCATACCATTTTATTGAAAGCTGATGGTCGTAAATCAAAAGATGTTGGCCAAATAGTAGGCATGTGCCATATAAGCGTTAATAGTTGGCTGGAACGATATAAAACTGAGGGTATCGATGGTTTAGTAACAAAACCAGGTCGGGGTCGTAAAGCTTCAATTAACAAATTAGAAGACCAAGCCGCCATTGTAGAAGCGGTAAAGTCTAATAGACAACGTATTTCTATGGCTAAAGCGGAATGGGAGTCCCAGCGGATTGAAGGCAGTAAGCCCGTTGGTAATGACGCTTTTCGCCATTTTTTAAAAGTATTGGTGGCCGATATAAACGTATCAGAAAGCGAGTAA
- a CDS encoding glutamate racemase gives MKIGVFDSGFGGLSVLSMLRKQYSFDYVYLADTANCPYGDKNVGQIAHLSFEAIASLFDLGADFVVIACNTASTILPSIEAHFPANKVLGIIEPTIVGLKKMSIKSLGVLATQRTVRSALYLDKLSPIPVFQQACPTWASMIERDCIVSEQIHQDVRQLFQKSPEISHLLLGCTHYPFFNIEQYLPIDVQVVSQGQFVADALAEVTQSRPQTDAQSTCQFYTTGSPDAFARRASQLLGYTINCQYLDLTTEKISP, from the coding sequence ATGAAAATTGGAGTTTTTGATTCGGGCTTCGGTGGACTCTCGGTCCTCTCTATGTTGAGGAAACAATACAGTTTTGATTATGTGTATTTGGCAGACACTGCTAATTGTCCTTACGGCGATAAAAATGTGGGACAAATCGCACACTTATCCTTTGAGGCCATTGCGTCACTTTTCGACTTGGGCGCTGATTTTGTGGTGATTGCGTGTAATACAGCTTCCACGATTTTGCCAAGTATAGAAGCCCATTTCCCTGCTAATAAGGTCTTGGGAATCATTGAGCCAACAATCGTCGGCTTAAAAAAAATGTCCATAAAAAGTTTGGGAGTTTTGGCTACTCAACGTACGGTTCGCTCGGCTCTATACCTTGACAAGTTATCCCCAATTCCCGTTTTCCAACAGGCATGTCCCACATGGGCAAGCATGATAGAAAGGGACTGTATAGTATCCGAACAAATTCACCAAGACGTCCGTCAGCTTTTTCAAAAGTCTCCCGAAATTTCTCACCTTCTATTGGGGTGTACGCACTATCCCTTTTTTAACATAGAACAGTATCTACCTATTGATGTACAAGTAGTCAGCCAAGGGCAATTTGTAGCTGATGCTTTGGCAGAAGTAACCCAAAGCCGCCCCCAAACGGACGCCCAAAGCACCTGTCAGTTTTATACTACGGGTTCTCCCGATGCTTTTGCTCGACGTGCTTCCCAACTGCTGGGCTATACCATCAATTGTCAATATTTAGACCTGACAACAGAAAAAATAAGCCCATAA